Proteins found in one Amycolatopsis umgeniensis genomic segment:
- a CDS encoding LacI family DNA-binding transcriptional regulator — protein MKARPHVTLEDVARTADVSLATASRVLNGTATVRGDLRERVIAAAAELSYTPNAHAQALAGGSQPTVGVICHDVGDPYFAAIAGGVMRVASENDLLVMLASTFRDPAKEVAYVSTLRAQRASAILLIGSAFEDKAWEKAMAAELEPYRRGGGHVAAVSRHRGLKVDTVQPDNRGGGAELAKALLELGHRRFAVLAGPRSLTTVVDRLDGFAAQLLEHGVELHEDDVAEAAFTRDGGYEAMEKVLARPRHQWPTCVFAVTDVMAIGAMTALRDAGVSVPGEISIAGFDDIPVVRDLTPSLSTVALPLEKLGERAMDLALKASPGTRPRVVRMSGEVVLRDSTASPAR, from the coding sequence ATGAAGGCCCGCCCCCACGTGACGCTGGAAGATGTGGCGCGCACCGCGGACGTGTCGCTCGCGACAGCGTCCCGCGTACTCAACGGCACCGCCACCGTCCGGGGGGATCTCCGCGAACGAGTGATCGCCGCGGCGGCCGAACTCTCGTACACCCCCAACGCTCACGCTCAGGCGTTGGCCGGTGGCTCACAGCCCACCGTCGGGGTGATCTGCCACGACGTCGGCGACCCCTATTTCGCCGCGATCGCCGGCGGGGTCATGCGGGTGGCGAGTGAGAACGACCTCCTGGTGATGCTCGCGAGCACGTTCCGGGATCCGGCCAAGGAGGTCGCCTACGTCTCCACGCTGCGCGCCCAGCGCGCGTCGGCCATCCTGCTGATCGGCTCCGCGTTCGAGGACAAGGCGTGGGAGAAGGCGATGGCCGCCGAACTCGAGCCGTACCGGCGCGGCGGCGGGCACGTCGCCGCGGTCAGCAGGCACCGCGGGCTCAAAGTGGACACCGTCCAGCCCGACAATCGCGGTGGCGGCGCCGAACTGGCGAAGGCCCTGCTGGAGCTGGGGCACCGGCGGTTCGCCGTCCTCGCGGGGCCGAGGAGTCTGACCACCGTCGTCGACCGGCTCGACGGGTTCGCCGCGCAACTGCTGGAGCACGGCGTCGAACTCCACGAGGACGACGTCGCCGAGGCGGCTTTCACCCGTGACGGTGGCTACGAGGCGATGGAGAAGGTGCTCGCCCGGCCGCGGCACCAGTGGCCGACGTGCGTGTTCGCGGTGACCGACGTGATGGCGATCGGCGCGATGACGGCGTTGCGCGACGCGGGCGTCTCCGTCCCCGGCGAGATCTCGATCGCCGGTTTCGACGACATCCCGGTAGTGCGCGATCTCACGCCGTCGCTGAGCACGGTCGCGCTGCCGCTGGAGAAGCTCGGCGAACGGGCCATGGACCTGGCACTCAAGGCCTCGCCCGGCACCCGGCCGCGCGTGGTGCGCATGTCCGGCGAGGTCGTCCTGCGCGACAGCACCGCTTCCCCCGCTCGCTGA
- a CDS encoding nitroreductase family deazaflavin-dependent oxidoreductase yields MLFGDEHVRRYEETDGEVGHDWEKGAPCLVLTTKGRKTGEDRKFALIYQFDDENNPVIVASKGGAPEDPGWYKNLQANPEVKAQVKADKFTARARTLEGEERSKLWEKLAKVWPDYNEYAKKTDREIPVVVLERV; encoded by the coding sequence ATGCTTTTCGGTGACGAGCACGTCCGTCGCTACGAAGAGACCGACGGCGAGGTGGGTCACGACTGGGAGAAGGGCGCGCCTTGTCTCGTCCTCACCACCAAGGGGCGCAAAACCGGCGAGGACCGGAAGTTCGCGCTGATCTACCAGTTCGACGACGAGAACAACCCGGTCATCGTGGCCTCCAAGGGCGGCGCGCCGGAGGACCCGGGCTGGTACAAGAACCTGCAGGCGAACCCCGAGGTCAAAGCCCAGGTCAAGGCGGACAAGTTCACCGCGCGGGCCCGGACCCTCGAGGGCGAGGAGCGGTCGAAGCTGTGGGAGAAGCTCGCCAAGGTCTGGCCGGACTACAACGAGTACGCGAAGAAGACCGACCGTGAGATCCCCGTGGTGGTGCTCGAACGCGTGTGA
- a CDS encoding lysophospholipid acyltransferase family protein encodes MALRPRERWTALSSDSGDLLTFRQMIAFGRRFARAGRGFWFSLAINVVWPFLVLFTRFRVRGGEHLPASGGFLVASNHLSFADPTTVTAYCLAHGRVPRYLAKASLWDAPVVGSVMRSGRHIPVYRGAPTASGAYRDAVSAVREGECVVIFPEATFTDHPDGWPMRGKTGIARIALETGVPVIPLANWGTHHLLPSDAVLPRGFPRKTVNLIAGPPVDLSDLMTPSPSREVLEEATKRIMTAVTELLVEIRGSRPE; translated from the coding sequence ATGGCGCTGAGACCTCGTGAACGCTGGACCGCACTGAGCTCCGATTCGGGTGACTTGCTGACGTTCCGCCAGATGATCGCCTTCGGCCGGCGTTTCGCCCGCGCCGGCCGGGGGTTCTGGTTCAGCCTCGCGATCAATGTCGTGTGGCCGTTCCTGGTGCTGTTCACCCGGTTCCGGGTGCGCGGCGGGGAACACCTGCCCGCGTCGGGCGGCTTCCTGGTCGCGTCGAACCACCTCTCGTTCGCCGACCCGACTACCGTCACGGCGTACTGCCTCGCGCACGGGCGCGTGCCGCGCTACCTGGCGAAGGCGAGCCTGTGGGACGCGCCGGTGGTCGGCTCGGTGATGCGCTCGGGCAGGCACATCCCGGTGTACCGCGGGGCGCCCACGGCGTCGGGCGCGTACCGAGACGCCGTCAGCGCCGTGCGTGAGGGCGAATGCGTCGTCATCTTCCCGGAGGCGACCTTCACGGATCACCCGGACGGGTGGCCCATGCGCGGCAAGACCGGGATCGCGCGGATCGCGCTGGAGACCGGCGTCCCGGTGATCCCGCTGGCGAACTGGGGCACGCACCACCTGCTGCCGTCGGACGCGGTGCTCCCGCGCGGCTTCCCCCGCAAGACGGTGAACCTGATCGCGGGTCCGCCGGTGGACCTCTCCGACCTCATGACGCCCTCGCCGTCGCGCGAGGTGCTGGAGGAGGCGACGAAGCGGATCATGACCGCGGTGACCGAGCTGCTGGTCGAGATCCGGGGCTCCCGTCCCGAGTAG
- the lpdA gene encoding dihydrolipoyl dehydrogenase: MSAHYDVVVLGAGVGGYVAAIRASQLGLSAAVVEEKYWGGVCLNVGCIPSKALLRNAELAHIVTKEAKSFGIQVEGKVTFDYQAAFDRSRKVADGRVKGMHFLMKKNKITEYDGHGTFLDANTIEVNGERVTFDHCVIATGATARLLPGTTRSDRVVTYEQQIMENELPESIVIAGAGAIGVEFAYVLHNYGVKVTIVEYLDRMVPLEDAEVSAELARRYRKLGIEVLTSTKVETIDDTGERVLVTVSKNGESRVLEADKVLQAIGFQPRTEGYGLDKTGVELTDRGAIAIDSRGRTNVPHIFAIGDVTAKLMLAHASESMGVVAAETIAGAETMELDFVMIPRATYCQPQIASFGWTEEQAREKGFDVQVAKFPFSANGKAHGLGEAVGFVKILSDAAHGELLGAHLIGPEVTELLPELTLAQQWDLTVHEISRNVHAHPTLGEAVKEAVHGLAGHMINM; this comes from the coding sequence ATGAGCGCACACTATGACGTCGTTGTTCTGGGCGCCGGGGTCGGCGGTTACGTGGCGGCGATCCGGGCGTCGCAACTGGGGCTGAGCGCGGCGGTCGTGGAGGAGAAATACTGGGGCGGGGTCTGCCTCAACGTCGGCTGTATCCCGTCGAAGGCACTGCTGCGCAACGCCGAACTCGCGCACATCGTGACCAAAGAGGCGAAGTCGTTCGGGATCCAGGTCGAAGGGAAGGTCACCTTCGACTACCAAGCCGCCTTCGACCGCAGCCGCAAGGTCGCGGACGGTCGCGTCAAGGGCATGCACTTCCTGATGAAGAAGAACAAGATCACCGAGTACGACGGGCACGGCACCTTCCTCGACGCCAACACCATCGAGGTCAACGGCGAACGGGTCACCTTCGACCACTGCGTGATCGCCACCGGCGCCACCGCGCGCCTGCTGCCGGGCACCACGCGCAGCGACCGCGTGGTCACCTACGAACAGCAGATCATGGAAAACGAACTGCCGGAGAGCATCGTCATCGCCGGCGCGGGCGCGATCGGCGTCGAATTCGCCTACGTGCTGCACAACTACGGTGTGAAGGTGACCATCGTCGAGTACCTCGACCGGATGGTCCCGCTCGAGGACGCCGAGGTCTCCGCCGAACTCGCGCGCCGCTACCGGAAGCTCGGCATCGAGGTGCTGACCTCCACCAAGGTCGAAACGATCGACGACACCGGCGAGCGTGTGCTGGTGACCGTGTCGAAGAACGGCGAGTCCCGCGTCCTCGAAGCGGACAAGGTGTTGCAGGCCATCGGTTTCCAGCCCCGGACCGAGGGATACGGCCTGGACAAGACCGGCGTCGAACTGACCGACCGCGGCGCCATCGCCATCGACTCGCGCGGCCGCACCAACGTCCCGCACATCTTCGCGATCGGCGACGTCACCGCGAAACTGATGCTCGCGCACGCGTCCGAGTCCATGGGCGTCGTCGCCGCCGAGACCATCGCGGGCGCCGAGACCATGGAACTCGACTTCGTGATGATCCCGCGCGCCACCTACTGCCAGCCCCAGATCGCCAGCTTCGGCTGGACCGAAGAACAGGCCCGCGAAAAGGGCTTCGACGTCCAGGTGGCGAAGTTCCCCTTCAGCGCCAACGGAAAGGCGCACGGCCTCGGCGAAGCCGTCGGTTTCGTGAAGATCCTGAGCGACGCTGCGCATGGTGAGCTTTTGGGGGCGCACCTGATCGGGCCCGAGGTGACCGAACTGCTGCCGGAGCTGACCTTGGCGCAGCAGTGGGACCTGACGGTGCACGAAATCTCGCGAAACGTGCACGCTCACCCGACTTTGGGGGAAGCGGTGAAGGAAGCCGTACACGGTCTCGCGGGACACATGATCAACATGTAA
- a CDS encoding AMED_5909 family protein, translating into MIALAAWRRPSGRPEADMSEWLRFHQAHARMYLEVSEVDRWRHHELKYWVGYEERKAQEIAARMRSTTA; encoded by the coding sequence ATGATCGCTCTGGCGGCCTGGAGACGGCCTAGCGGTCGACCGGAAGCGGATATGTCGGAGTGGCTGAGGTTCCACCAGGCCCACGCACGCATGTACCTCGAAGTGTCCGAAGTGGACCGATGGCGCCACCACGAACTCAAGTACTGGGTGGGATACGAAGAGCGCAAGGCCCAGGAGATAGCCGCACGGATGCGGTCGACTACAGCCTGA
- a CDS encoding PH domain-containing protein produces MIDFSKDTVFKLTPCKPKDIAPTVQPIIIPGEQIISSFKAVRDFVVFTNKRLIAVNVQGMTGKKKDFTSLPYNRIQAFSIETAGTFDLDAELDLWFSGLGNVRLEFRGSDIRAIGQLIATHTL; encoded by the coding sequence ATGATTGACTTCTCCAAGGACACCGTCTTCAAGCTCACGCCGTGCAAGCCGAAGGACATCGCGCCGACGGTGCAGCCGATCATCATCCCCGGGGAACAGATCATCTCGTCATTCAAGGCGGTGCGCGACTTCGTGGTGTTCACGAACAAGCGGCTGATCGCGGTGAACGTCCAGGGCATGACGGGCAAGAAGAAGGACTTCACTTCCTTGCCCTACAACAGGATCCAGGCCTTCTCGATCGAAACCGCGGGCACATTCGATCTGGACGCCGAGCTGGACCTTTGGTTCAGCGGACTGGGGAACGTGCGGCTGGAGTTCCGGGGGTCGGACATCCGGGCGATCGGCCAACTGATCGCGACCCACACGCTCTAA
- a CDS encoding FHA domain-containing protein: protein MKRLTTTHESLALGVPQSAPGAVFALTLAGGVSVDPDEGGEISFGRNRPQVDVCVGENDLQVSRRHGILNFTGGHWWVSNTGQLPIRLPNSRWLSQGEDPIPLSDGYTPLFVRGSGRREHLLELYVAGPDGGQPATRHGDVTVPPRRWRLSAEERLVLVVFGQRYLLHDLNPQPLSRQHTAEMLAELRPDETWTSRRVEHVVIDVRARLSAGGVYGLRREEVGEPVGNALNDNLLRELVLSTTLVPPDLALLDALD from the coding sequence ATGAAGCGGCTCACCACGACGCACGAAAGCCTGGCGCTCGGCGTGCCCCAGTCGGCTCCCGGTGCGGTGTTCGCCCTGACGCTCGCGGGTGGCGTGTCCGTCGACCCGGACGAGGGCGGCGAGATCTCCTTCGGGCGCAACCGGCCGCAGGTCGACGTCTGTGTGGGGGAGAACGATCTGCAGGTCAGCCGCAGGCACGGGATCTTGAACTTCACCGGCGGGCACTGGTGGGTCAGCAACACCGGCCAGTTGCCCATCCGGCTGCCGAACTCGCGCTGGCTGTCCCAGGGCGAGGACCCGATCCCCCTGTCGGATGGCTACACGCCGCTGTTCGTCCGTGGCTCGGGCAGGCGGGAGCACCTGCTCGAGTTGTACGTCGCGGGTCCCGACGGCGGCCAGCCAGCCACCCGGCACGGTGACGTCACCGTCCCGCCCCGCCGCTGGCGCCTCAGCGCGGAGGAACGGCTGGTCCTGGTCGTCTTCGGTCAGCGCTACCTTCTGCACGACCTCAACCCGCAGCCGCTGTCCCGTCAGCACACGGCCGAGATGCTCGCCGAACTCCGCCCCGACGAGACGTGGACCAGCCGCCGCGTCGAGCACGTCGTCATCGACGTGCGGGCGCGGTTGTCCGCCGGCGGCGTTTACGGCTTGCGGCGCGAGGAGGTCGGCGAACCGGTCGGAAACGCGTTGAACGACAACCTGTTGCGGGAGCTGGTGCTCTCCACCACCCTCGTCCCGCCGGATCTCGCCCTGCTCGACGCGCTCGACTGA
- a CDS encoding winged helix DNA-binding domain-containing protein, producing the protein MTTQILSPRALNRATLARQLLLERSGLPAVSAIERLAGLQAQAPDASYVGLWSRLRDFEADELARPMAAREVVRSTLMRGTVHLVTAEDGLALWPTIKPVVERGFLGHYSKEVAGLDLVAITEAGRALLEERPRTRAEIRTALADRWPDADQPTLAYAVNSLLPLAHVTPRGLWGQQGPVAFSLLDEWVGKPIADGISLDDLVLRYLTAFGPATVRDAQVWSGLTKLKEVFERLRPRLLTFTDTEGKELFDLPDAPRPDPETPAPPRFLPEYDNVLLSHANRARVIPDGRRVPLPPGSGGRKGTLLVDGEFLAIWAIGGATLTIESRKPLRDQESIAEEGTRLLEFVVPEQSHDVRFGIGG; encoded by the coding sequence ATGACGACGCAGATCCTGAGCCCGCGAGCGCTCAACCGCGCGACCCTGGCCCGGCAGCTCCTGCTGGAGCGTTCCGGCCTCCCCGCCGTCAGCGCGATCGAGCGGCTGGCGGGCCTCCAAGCGCAAGCGCCCGACGCGTCCTACGTCGGCCTCTGGTCGCGGTTGCGAGACTTCGAAGCGGACGAGCTGGCGAGACCGATGGCCGCTCGAGAGGTCGTCCGGTCGACGCTGATGCGGGGCACAGTGCACCTGGTGACGGCCGAAGACGGTCTCGCGCTGTGGCCGACCATCAAACCCGTGGTCGAACGAGGTTTCCTCGGTCATTACTCGAAGGAGGTCGCCGGTCTCGATCTCGTCGCGATCACCGAGGCGGGGCGGGCGCTGCTGGAAGAGCGGCCCCGCACGCGCGCCGAGATCCGGACCGCGCTGGCGGACCGGTGGCCCGACGCGGACCAGCCCACCCTCGCCTACGCGGTCAACAGCCTTCTCCCCCTCGCGCACGTGACGCCGCGGGGACTGTGGGGTCAGCAGGGGCCGGTCGCGTTCTCCCTGCTCGACGAGTGGGTCGGCAAACCGATCGCGGACGGCATCTCCCTCGACGATCTGGTGCTGCGCTACCTCACCGCGTTCGGCCCGGCGACCGTCCGGGACGCGCAGGTCTGGTCGGGACTCACCAAGCTCAAGGAGGTCTTCGAACGGCTCCGCCCACGGCTGCTCACCTTCACCGACACCGAAGGGAAGGAACTGTTCGATCTCCCCGACGCGCCGCGGCCCGATCCGGAAACCCCGGCACCGCCTCGGTTCCTGCCTGAGTACGACAACGTCCTGCTCTCCCATGCCAACCGTGCCCGTGTGATCCCGGATGGCCGCCGAGTGCCGTTGCCGCCGGGTTCCGGGGGCCGCAAGGGCACGCTGCTCGTCGACGGCGAATTCCTGGCCATTTGGGCGATCGGAGGGGCGACCCTGACGATCGAATCCCGGAAGCCCCTGCGCGATCAGGAATCGATCGCCGAAGAGGGCACCCGGCTGCTGGAATTCGTAGTGCCGGAACAGAGCCACGACGTACGTTTCGGCATCGGCGGATAA
- a CDS encoding epoxide hydrolase family protein, protein MNEIKPFRIAIDQTELDDLKDRLSRTRWPREVTGDWSRGVPVSYLKGLAEYWAGGFDWRAQEAKLNEIPQFTTEIDGQTVHFLHVRAADPDALPVLLTHGWPSSPFEFRELIDSLGGEFHLVIPSLPGYGFSISEGPGWGNLFRVAQAWTTLMDRLGYERFGVHGTDAGAGVASILGVIAPHRVVGVHLTGTGAAMPLGPALDLDGLSGEDRDRAEQFNQRQLDGIGYLHLQSTRPQTLAYSLNDSPVGQLAWIVEKFAEWTDPAKKLPEDAVDLDHLLASVSLFWFTGAGASSAHAMYEGMQIYRQMSQGGWDSDGETPAGPPLGIAVFAGDTTIRSLQDGPVEHWTEHDTGGHFPAMEVPDLLAEDLRTYFGKLR, encoded by the coding sequence ATGAACGAAATCAAGCCCTTCCGCATCGCCATCGACCAGACCGAGCTGGACGACCTCAAGGACCGCCTGAGCCGGACCCGCTGGCCGCGCGAGGTCACCGGAGACTGGAGCCGAGGCGTCCCCGTCTCCTATCTCAAGGGGCTGGCCGAGTACTGGGCCGGCGGCTTCGACTGGCGGGCCCAGGAAGCGAAGCTCAACGAGATCCCGCAGTTCACCACCGAGATCGACGGCCAGACCGTGCACTTCCTGCACGTCCGCGCCGCCGACCCGGACGCGCTGCCGGTGCTCCTCACGCACGGCTGGCCGAGCTCGCCCTTCGAATTCCGCGAGCTCATCGACTCGCTGGGCGGCGAGTTCCACCTCGTCATCCCGTCGCTGCCCGGCTACGGTTTCTCGATCTCAGAAGGGCCAGGCTGGGGCAACCTGTTCCGCGTCGCCCAGGCGTGGACCACGCTGATGGACCGCCTCGGCTACGAGCGCTTCGGTGTCCATGGCACCGACGCGGGTGCCGGGGTCGCGAGCATCCTCGGGGTGATCGCCCCGCATCGCGTGGTCGGCGTGCACCTGACCGGCACCGGCGCCGCCATGCCGCTCGGCCCCGCACTGGACCTCGACGGGCTGTCCGGCGAGGACCGTGACCGGGCCGAACAGTTCAACCAGAGACAGCTCGACGGGATCGGCTACCTTCACCTTCAGTCGACCAGGCCGCAGACGCTGGCGTATTCACTGAACGACTCTCCAGTCGGCCAGCTCGCGTGGATCGTGGAGAAGTTCGCCGAATGGACCGACCCCGCCAAGAAGCTGCCGGAGGACGCCGTCGACCTGGATCACCTGCTGGCGTCGGTGAGCCTGTTCTGGTTCACCGGCGCGGGCGCGTCCTCGGCGCACGCGATGTACGAAGGCATGCAGATCTATCGGCAGATGTCACAGGGCGGCTGGGACAGTGACGGCGAAACACCCGCCGGCCCGCCGCTCGGCATCGCCGTCTTCGCCGGGGACACCACGATCCGAAGCCTCCAAGACGGCCCGGTGGAACACTGGACCGAACACGACACCGGCGGCCACTTCCCGGCGATGGAGGTCCCCGACCTGCTCGCCGAAGACCTCCGCACCTACTTTGGCAAACTCCGCTGA
- a CDS encoding helix-turn-helix transcriptional regulator: MAETSARLLRLLSLLQAKRVWTGPELADRLDVTTRTIRNDVERLRGLGYPVDATPGVSGGYTLGAGAAMPPLLLDDEEAVAVAMGLRTAAGGTIAGIEETSVRALAKLEQVLPSRLRRRVEALNSATLAVRGGGPTVEAEVLTVIANACRDRETLRFDYVGHDGSETRRQVEPHRVVHMSRRWYLVGWDVDRQDWRTFRADRVRPRTPHGRRFDQREPPEGGVIAYLQRGVGAALWRHHVTIRVHAAAAGVAAKVPPAVVVEAIDERTCLLKAGADTLDYLALYLGMLDTDFDVVDSPEFAGHLRKLIGRFSRAVDA, encoded by the coding sequence ATGGCGGAAACTTCGGCGAGACTGCTGCGGCTCCTGTCGCTGCTGCAGGCGAAACGTGTGTGGACAGGCCCGGAACTGGCGGACCGGCTCGACGTCACGACCAGGACCATCCGCAACGACGTCGAGCGGCTGCGCGGTCTCGGCTATCCGGTCGATGCCACGCCGGGCGTCTCGGGCGGCTACACCTTGGGAGCCGGCGCGGCCATGCCGCCGTTGCTGCTCGACGACGAGGAGGCCGTCGCGGTGGCGATGGGCCTGCGCACGGCCGCGGGCGGGACGATCGCGGGGATCGAGGAGACGTCGGTCCGCGCGCTGGCGAAACTGGAGCAGGTGCTGCCCTCGCGGCTGCGGCGCCGTGTCGAGGCGCTGAATTCCGCGACGCTCGCCGTGCGGGGCGGCGGCCCCACCGTCGAAGCCGAAGTGCTCACGGTCATCGCCAACGCCTGCCGTGACCGCGAGACCCTGCGGTTCGATTACGTGGGGCACGACGGATCCGAGACGCGGCGACAGGTCGAGCCGCACCGGGTGGTGCACATGAGCCGCCGGTGGTACCTCGTCGGCTGGGACGTCGACAGGCAGGACTGGCGGACCTTTCGCGCGGATCGGGTGCGGCCGCGTACTCCCCACGGGCGACGGTTCGACCAGCGTGAACCACCCGAAGGCGGCGTGATCGCCTATCTGCAGCGCGGCGTGGGCGCGGCACTGTGGCGGCACCACGTGACGATCCGGGTGCACGCCGCGGCGGCCGGAGTCGCGGCCAAGGTGCCGCCCGCCGTCGTGGTCGAAGCCATCGACGAGCGGACCTGCCTGCTCAAGGCCGGTGCGGACACGCTCGACTACCTGGCGCTCTACCTGGGCATGCTCGACACCGACTTCGACGTCGTCGACTCGCCGGAGTTCGCCGGGCATCTGCGCAAACTGATCGGCCGGTTCAGCCGCGCGGTGGACGCTTGA